The following proteins are encoded in a genomic region of Arachis stenosperma cultivar V10309 chromosome 4, arast.V10309.gnm1.PFL2, whole genome shotgun sequence:
- the LOC130973963 gene encoding transcription initiation factor TFIID subunit 8-like, with product MSNGGGKTGRHLEKPSTWKRKSGADDFAQAIAKIAVAQLLESQGFHSFQQSALEALSDVAVRYASSIGRSAHYYANLAGRTESNAFDVIQGLEDLVYVQGFSGASDVDHCLEDSGAVREIVQYVNEVEPIPFVHPVPRFPIVKDRELTPSFSRKGKVPPAEHIPAWLPAFPDPQTYSLNPTGDARGAEPHAVNGKFEQERENDKGDRSLLSSQQQMVSGMFEKPTFADPDDAKAKKASVEGNPFLAPPLKVGEKEVAPIAPPTKLFNNVALDNPVARNFLDDKSVSVLETFAPAIEAMKSTSCDSGEDQTTRVLNENPRVRFKIGVGNKFLGRSTGLSPEKEHQRTLPWFAMEDEKDDRKRRAEKILRESLENPDQLVQL from the coding sequence ATGAGCAATGGTGGTGGGAAGACTGGAAGGCATCTTGAGAAGCCCAGCACATGGAAGAGGAAATCAGGTGCTGATGATTTTGCCCAGGCAATCGCGAAGATCGCGGTAGCACAATTGTTGGAGAGTCAAGGTTTTCATTCGTTTCAGCAATCAGCCCTTGAGGCGCTGTCTGATGTCGCTGTTCGATATGCTTCGAGCATTGGGAGATCTGCTCATTACTATGCTAATCTTGCAGGGAGGACTGAATCCAATGCTTTTGATGTCATTCAAGGGTTGGAGGATTTAGTATATGTGCAAGGGTTTTCAGGTGCTTCTGATGTTGACCATTGCCTTGAGGATTCTGGTGCTGTTCGGGAAATCGTTCAGTATGTTAATGAAGTTGAACCAATTCCATTTGTACATCCTGTTCCCCGGTTTCCAATCGTGAAAGATCGTGAGCTGACTCCAAGTTTTTCACGAAAAGGAAAAGTGCCTCCTGCGGAACATATTCCTGCCTGGCTGCCTGCATTCCCTGATCCACAGACGTATTCACTTAACCCTACAGGGGATGCAAGAGGAGCAGAACCTCATGCTGTCAATGGCAAATTTGAGCAAGAAAGAGAGAACGATAAGGGGGATAGGTCGCTGTTGAGTTCGCAGCAGCAGATGGTCTCAGGTATGTTTGAGAAGCCCACCTTCGCTGACCCGGATGATGCCAAGGCAAAGAAAGCATCTGTGGAAGGTAATCCTTTCCTTGCACCACCTTTGAAAGTTGGGGAAAAGGAAGTTGCTCCTATTGCCCCTCCTACTAAGCTCTTCAACAATGTCGCTTTGGATAATCCTGTCGCAAGGAATTTCCTTGATGATAAATCCGTATCAGTATTAGAGACGTTTGCTCCAGCAATTGAAGCGATGAAGAGCACATCCTGTGATTCCGGAGAAGATCAGACAACGCGTGTCTTGAATGAGAACCCTAGGGTTCGTTTTAAGATTGGGGTAGGAAACAAATTCTTAGGAAGGTCCACAGGTTTGAGTCCTGAAAAGGAGCATCAGAGGACTTTGCCGTGGTTTGCAATGGAAGATGAGAAGGATGACAGGAAAAGAAGGGCTGAGAAAATTCTGAGGgaatctctagaaaatccaGATCAGCTTGTTCAATTGTAA
- the LOC130973962 gene encoding protein LONGIFOLIA 1-like: MSSNKVLKSVKDENPELQKQIGCITGFFQLFDRHRFLAANTHQTPSSTSGESSNGIKELNAKNTMQKAKEKNLKGSREKQQFSTESSITSMTSSSCSSSMSSLEFNRTIQTESLSTGRINVLENSNSELSLKRLDTPTQKSIDFYDIVKESIQRESHGLSVKTLPKEQKKGPNHTLKYIDSPRPLPAPKSVNAGVMISNEAFHNLAKSKKAPWDSPRLSYDGRDTQDRFKTATKHKELPRFSLDSKQGSIGGLNEGNKSRNLLKGPQKGHLRSSSSVFNQPQEPDTSRRSSSVVAKLMGLEALPEWTQTCQTPPATASCYNNKNELLERSRTSDEYKQHQSSVSPRSSQESTSARYRIADSITNTSPYSRFALESSPWRQTDASQSSQLQVSKGSESDVKASKSCISVYGEIDKRRAELEFKKSGKDLRALKQILDAMQRYKDTAGSTSDQASKSPSYNRKICSLNQGSKLQSPRIRQKDSESVTSETSNTSQGSELPIFIMKPEKVARKSSNPPSKGMPVRGNGRLAEKQTGKDVSSTIRNVRDPFSQSIPLANKGNNSRTSKSMQSLKVHQESNGENTSSGNITAARSPRVQKKFGLERRSPPSSPSSDSGISRRQQYRNSLGFPSSPSTTPRPKLHERNECFSEPSVHWRDFKARVNFISPDFDKRSSDREIIRMDQSGNTNSTSIQLGSLNQNCSGSSKADTMVTVEQPSPVSVLDPAFYREDPPSPVRKRSDMSDDLGEEVLSADENSEENSVDLPLSNTTKANFIIHDRDSNTQNFIQILQDINQNDEKLTSFSDNKDSDHKYIAEILLASGLLSGRTSSQISHSPGYLINPKLFFALEQMKTNKKDFNSGKIISPEQMQRKLIFDVVNDILVQKSFLESSYTHWRLTNQLPGRNLQGKQLLDEVCTEIDQLQPQKKNLDLAIEDENLTSLLWGDLNLMHHPTVWTDSNIEIPNVVLDIERLIFKDLITEVVRGELANSAGRHCRQLLFN; this comes from the exons ATGTCTTCAAATAAGGTATTGAAATCAGTGAAAGATGAAAACCCAGAATTGCAGAAGCAGATTGGTTGCATCACTGGCTTTTTTCAACTCTTTGACCGCCACCGTTTCCTCGCTGCCAACACTCACCAAACACCTTCTTCAACTTCAg GTGAAAGCAGTAATGGCATCAAAGAGCTTAATGCTAAAAACACAATGCAGAAAGCAAAG GAAAAGAATTTAAAGGGTTCCAGAGAGAAGCAACAATTCTCCACGGAGTCTTCAATAACTTCTATGACTTCATCATCTTGTTCATCTAGCATGTCGTCCCTCGAGTTCAACAGGACAATTCAGACCGAATCACTGTCAACCGGTCGAATCAATGTTCTTGAAAACTCGAATTCAGAACTATCATTGAAGCGCCTTGACACCCCAACACAGAAATCCATTGACTTCTATGATATTGTCAAAGAGTCAATTCAGAGAGAATCTCATGGATTATCTGTGAAGACTTTGCCTAAAGAGCAAAAGAAGGGTCCGAATCACACCTTGAAATACATCGACTCGCCCCGGCCTCTGCCTGCCCCAAAATCTGTCAATGCAGGAGTTATGATCTCCAATGAAGCATTCCATAATCTTGCTAAGTCTAAGAAAGCACCTTGGGACTCGCCCCGGCTGTCTTATGATGGAAGGGATACACAAGATAGATTCAAAACTGCAACAAAGCATAAGGAACTTCCAAGGTTTTCCTTGGACAGCAAGCAAGGATCCATTGGAGGTCTCAATGAAGGAAACAAGTCTCGCAACCTATTGAAGGGTCCACAAAAAGGACATTTGAGAAGCTCCAGCTCAGTGTTTAACCAGCCGCAAGAACCAGATACTTCGAGAAGATCATCCAGTGTCGTAGCAAAGTTGATGGGACTGGAAGCATTGCCAGAATGGACACAGACTTGCCAGACTCCACCAGCGACTGCTAGTTGCTACAACAATAAAAACGAGCTCTTGGAAAGATCTAGAACAAGTGATGAATACAAGCAGCACCAAAGCTCTGTATCTCCAAGAAGTAGCCAGGAATCTACCTCGGCTCGATACAGAATTGCTGACTCGATCACAAACACATCACCATATTCGCGATTTGCTCTAGAATCAAGTCCTTGGAGGCAAACTGATGCAAGCCAAAGTTCTCAACTGCAAGTTTCCAAGGGAAGTGAATCTGATGTGAAAGCCTCAAAGTCCTGCATCTCTGTATATGGGGAAATTGATAAAAGGCGGGCAGAACTCGAGTTCAAAAAGTCTGGCAAGGATCTCAGAGCCCTTAAACAAATTCTTGATGCAATGCAGAGATATAAAGATACAGCTGGCAGTACTAGTGATCAGGCTTCAAAGTCTCCATCTTACAATAGGAAAATTTGCAGTCTCAATCAAGGATCAAAGTTACAAAGCCCAAGAATTCGACAAAAAGACTCAGAGTCTGTCACAAGTGAGACATCAAACACAAGCCAGGGTAGTGAATTGCCAATATTCATCATGAAACCGGAAAAAGTTGCTAGAAAATCCAGCAATCCTCCTTCTAAAGGAATGCCAGTTCGTGGTAATGGAAGATTGGCTGAGAAGCAAACAGGCAAAGATGTCAGTTCAACCATCAGAAATGTCAGGGATCCTTTTAGTCAATCAATTCCTTTAGCAAATAAGGGTAATAACTCGAGAACTTCAAAATCGATGCAATCATTGAAAGTTCATCAAGAAAGCAATGGAGAAAACACTAGTTCTGGTAACATAACAGCTGCTAGGAGTCCAAGGGTACAGAAGAAGTTTGGATTGGAGAGGCGCTCTCCACCAAGCAGCCCATCTTCAGATTCTGGTATTAGCAGAAGGCAGCAGTATAGGAACTCTTTGGGGTTTCCTTCTTCTCCAAGTACAACACCAAGGCCGAAATTGCACGAAAGAAATGAATGTTTCAGCGAGCCTAGTGTCCATTGGAGGGATTTTAAGGCTCGTGTTAACTTCATTTCTCCAGATTTTGACAAGAGAAGCAGTGATAGAGAAATCATTCGCATGGATCAATCAGGAAATACTAATAGCACTTCCATCCAGCTTGGCAGCCTGAATCAAAAT TGTTCAGGAAGCTCTAAGGCTGACACAATGGTTACTGTAGAACAACCAAGTCCTGTGTCTGTTCTTGATCCTGCATTCTACAGGGAAGACCCACCATCTCCAGTGAGAAAGAGATCAGACATGTCAGATGATTTAG GTGAAGAAGTTCTAAGTGCTGATGAAAACAGTGAGGAGAACTCTGTTGATCTTCCTTTATCCAACACAACAAAAGCTAACTTCATCATTCATGATAGAGACTCGAATACCCAGAATTTCATTCAAATTCTTCAAGATATCAATCAGAATGATGAGAAACTCACCAGTTTCAGTGACAATAAGGATTCTGACCATAAATATATAGCAGAAATCCTGCTAGCATCCGGTCTTCTTAGCGGACGCACCTCTAGCCAGATTTCTCATTCACCAGGTTACTTGATTAACCCAAAGTTATTCTTTGCATTAGAACAAATGAAAACAAACAAGAAGGATTTTAACAGTGGCAAGATTATTAGTCCAGAGCAAATGCAAAGAAAACTCATATTTGATGTGGTTAATGacattcttgttcaaaaatcaTTCTTGGAGAGTTCTTATACTCACTGGCGCCTAACAAACCAGCTACCAGGTAGAAACCTACAGGGGAAGCAGCTTTTGGATGAGGTATGCACAGAAATAGACCAGTTACAACCTCAGAAAAAGAATCTTGACTTGGCCATTGAGGATGAGAATTTGACAAGTCTCTTATGGGGAGATTTGAATTTGATGCATCACCCCACAGTTTGGACTGACAGCAACATTGAGATACCAAATGTTGTGTTGGATATAGAGAGGTTGATCTTTAAAGATTTGATAACTGAAGTTGTTAGAGGAGAATTAGCAAACAGTGCTGGTAGGCATTGCAGGCAATTACTGTTTAATTAG